The region ATTAAAGGAAAAGAAGTGTAAGATATGTGGTCATGAGCCACTTCGTAAAAAAACAGAGCATTTCTATTTTGCGTTATCTAAATTTCAGGAGAACTTAAGTGAATATTTAGAGACTTCTTCTGGGTGGAGGGATAATGCCCTTAAATTGACAGAAAGGTATCTAAAAGAAGGCCTTATTGATAGGGCAGTTACAAGAGATTTAGATTGGGGAATTAATGTTCCCATAGAAGGATATCAAGAAAAAAAGATATATGTTTGGATTGAAGCAGTCTTAGGTTATTATACTGCTAGTAAACAATGGTCTAAAGAGCAAAAAAAAGATTGGCAGAAATTCTGGCAAGAAGATGTAAAGGCATATTATGTTCATGGGAAAGATAATATTCCTTTTCATACTATAATATTACCTGCTTTGCTAAAAGGTTTAGGAGATTTGCATTTGCCAGATCATATAATATCAAGTGAGTATTTGAATATTGAAGGCAAAAAATTATCTACCAGTAAGAACTGGGCTGTTTGGGCATCAGATATTTTAGAAAGATATCACCCTGATTCTATTAGATATTATTTGACAATCAATGCTCCTGAAAAAAGAGATAGCAATTTCTCATGGGAAGAATTTATTAATAGTTACAATGGAGAATTACTTGCAGCCTATGGTAATTTTGTAAACAGGACACTGGTTTTTGTAGAGAAATATTTTCAATCTGAAATACCAGGAGCTAAGATAGATCAAAATATAAAAGAGAATTTAATTGAATTATATAAATCAAGTGCTGGAAAAATAGAGAAAGGAAATATTAAGTTTGCTCTTGAAGAGATTTTTGATTTTATTAGAAAGATGAATAAATACTATGATGAGGAAAGACCTTGGATTACTAGAAAAGAGGATATAGCAAAATGTAAAAATACAATTTATTCATGTGTGCAATCAATAGTTAATCTATCAATTATCTTACATCCTTTTTTGCCTTTTTCCTCAGAAATATTAGCAAATATATTTGATATTGACATAAGTTCATGGCAGTTTAAAGAAGTAAATCACTGTAAAAAGTTGACTAATGTAGAAATCTTATTTGAAAGGATAGATAAAGAGACAATTAATCAAGAAAGAGATATACTTTTAAAACAATTTAAAAATTAAATTGTTTAAGGCGGGGGCACCCCCGCCTTAAATTAGATTAAAGGGATTTAATGAGTGTCTAAGAAAATAATTGATTCAATAATAATTGACTATATACTTCTGGTTCGTAGATAATTAGATATGTATTTCCCATAATTGCTATAATTGATATTACAAGACCAGCTATTGCTAATCCTTTTGATGGTTTATTGCCCACCATTCCGGAGATTGATAATATAAGTGCAACTATTCCTATAATTAAATCTAAGATTGCAATTGGAAGAATCAAGCTAACTATTGCCATAATAAAACCTGCAATTCCGAAAGCTGGACTTCCTGTTCTGAGTTCATTTGGAGATACTGGTGCATTTAATATATCTTTTTTTCTCTGATTAAATTCTTCCTCAGTGATAACACCATCTTCTTTAAGTTTGGCTAAATTCTCTAAGCTTTGATAACTTGTAGACATTTTTATAAGCCCCCTTCTTTTTACTTAATAATATTATACTAAGCTATTTTTTGTGAAAAATTTAATAAATAACTTTCTAAAAATTTCATACTAAGTAAAATTTATTCAATTACATAGTTCTATATTCATGGGCAATTTCCTTTATAAATATGAAATATTTTCTAATTAATCTTATTTAACCCAAATTATATTAACATACTGAATAATTTATATTTTAAATCTAATAATAATTAGGTAGTATTCTATGAGGGGGTGATGGTTATTGGAGGTAGTAACAAGAGCAATAATATATTATTTTTGGTCAATTTTACTATTGCGTATGATGGGGAAGAGTTTAACCTTCCAGCAGAAACCCTATGATTTTGTAGTTATGATGATAATTGGTTCTGCTTCTGCAGCATTGATGATAAATAGGGATGTTCCTATTTTTAACGGAATGGTAGCATTATTAGTACTAGCTATTTTACATACAATAATAAGTATTGCTAGTTTGAATAATACTTTAAAGGGGATCATTGGTGGTCAGCCAGATATTATTATTCGTAATGGTCAGATTGTTAAAGCAAATATGATAAAGAATCAAATAAATTTAAATCAATTACTTGCAGGTTTAAGAAATCAGGGATATCCTCGCATAAATGATATTGAATATGCTATTATGGAAGCTAATGGTCAGCTTTCTGTGATTCCAAAAGCCCAGAATAGGGCTCTTCAACCTCAAGACTTGGAAGTGAAAACAAATTATGAAGGTTTGGCAGTAGCTTTGATCATGGATGGAGTATTGATTAAAGAAAACATTAAGGATCTTGGAATTGATCGTAATTGGCTAAATCAAGAGTTATCAAGCAGAGACTTAGAGATTAAAGACGTTTTTCTAGCTGTTTTGGGAACAGATAGTAGCCTTTACATTGCTGAACAGTCTCCGATTAATTCTTTTAAAGCATTTTTCGTAGGCGAGGGTAAGGATTAGGTTAATGTTTTTTATTTTTCTCTTATAGACTTGCCAGCCAGATATCCTGTAGAAAATGCTGCCTGGAGATTATAACCACCAGTATCACCATCTATATCCAGAACCTCGCCTACAGCAAATAAGTTATTTACAATTCTGGATTCCATAGTCTTAGGATTGAGTTCTTTAAGATTGACTCCTCCTTTGGTAACCATAGCTTGATTGTATTCCCCTAATTTTTTAACTTCTAGAGTTAGTTCAAATAATAAGTTTATTAACTTTTTTCGTTGTTCTTTACTTAACTGCGAAGCTTTAGTATCATCTGATATATTTGCTAATTCTAATAATTTTTCTAAAAGTCTCTGGGGAAGAGGAAGGTCTTTTATTAGGTTTTTAAATAATACCTTTCCATTACTGTTTATCATTTTGAGGATTTTTTGATCTAAATTAGATTTATTTTCGGAATTTATTAACTTGATTTTTATTATATCATTAGCCAGGATGTAACGAGAATAGTTAAGTATCCCAGGTCCTGAGATTCCTTTATGTGTAAATAATATATCTCCAGTCCATCTTTTTATTAAGCTCTTATCACGCCAAAGAGATATATTACTATTACTTAGAGAAATACCAGAAAGGTCAGTAAAAGAATAGTCCTTGATATAAAGGGGAGCTAAAGCTGGCTGAGGCTCAATGATTTTATGTCCTAAAGACTTAGCAAAAGAGTAGCCATCCCCTGAGGATCCTGTTGTAGGATAAGATTTTCCGCCTGTAGCAATGACCAGATATTTGGATTTGTATTCTTCTTTACTGCTTTTAATATAGAATCTATGATCTTCATTTTTCTTTTTTTCACTTACTTTAACTTCCTTTACACTTTCACTTAGTTTTATTTCTATTCCTTTCTTTTTACATTCATTTAATAGAACATTTAAAATATCTTTGGCTTTATATGAAGAAGGGAATATCTTACCTTTTTCTGTGCTTACAAAATCAATTCCTCGTTCTTTAAAAAATAATAATAAATTCTCATTAGAAAATTTATATAATGCCTGTCTTAGAAATCTATAATTATCACCATAATGATCTAGAAATTCCTTGATCTTACCTTCCTGAGTAAGATTGCATTGACCCGCACCAGTAATTAATAGTTTTTTGCCTGCTGTAGGGTTCTTTTCCAGGACTATAATTTTCTGATTTTTTGAGCTGGCCTGGATAGCTGTAAATAATCCAGCAGGCCCTGCTCCAATTACTATGGTATCTACTACTATCATAAAATTCCCTCATTTCTTAGTATGTGAATCTCTCCAATTAAATCAGAGATTTAAGATGGAGTTTTATTGAGACTTTTGATAAATTTCTAATAATTATATTTTAATTAAATATTCACAGTTTATTAGAATGTGTTATAATATGTAAGAGAAATAAATGTGCTAAGGAGAAAGTAAAATGACCTCAAAAATAAATACATATTCACTTTTAGATAAGAACTTAAAAAATTCTAATATATATTATCATGAAATCATTGATTTTACAAACCTTGTTTTAGACAAACATGAAAAATCTTATAATGATATTCTTGAAGATTATCTATCATTTTTGAATAGAAAAGAACTAGATTTAGAAATAGATAAAAGAGAAGCCATCTTAGAAATACTTCTTACAGGAGTATTATGTGAAATATATATAGAAAAAATTAATAATTATAATAGCTTATTAATTAAGATAAGTTCTTTGCTGACTTAAAAAAAAGTGCAAAAAGATGTATTAGGTGAAGATGTATCTATTATAGGAGTAGCTTGTTTGCTAAATTTGCTTTCTGGTGGTTGGAAAGCAAAAGAAATGGGAATGCCAGCACTATGTGTTTTGTTGGATTATTGTGGATGTAAAAATCACTGGGATAAAAAAGGTGTTATAACAAATTTGAATTATGAGCAACTAAGTAATATTATGAGGGAAGGAAAGGTATAGCACAATTCTGTTCTAGGGTTATTTTTAACTAACTTTTTTTATAATTGCAAAAAATAAGTATAGCTTGTAAAAGTAAAAAGAGGGCAGGAGTATAAAGTAACTCGCTGCTCTCTTTTTTTGTTCAATTAATTGTAAATATTAGCAGGACTTTGCTTTATCATGTAGAATTAAAACTTTATACCATAATTATGTAGAGAAGGAATAATAATCATAGCGTAGATATTTAAGTTTTTTATTTTTATAGTTATAAGAGATAATTATATCAGTTTATTCATAAGTTTTTAAATATTTTTGAATAACTGATTTTATATATAAATAATTTTAAGGAGTTGATTAAGTATATGTTGTTTAAGAGAATCACCATTATATTATTTTTGGCGATGATGATCTTTATTGCTGGATGTTCTTCTATTTTTGATTCAATTAGTGGTAGTTACTATACGGTTAACATTGATGTAATTGGAAATGGTACTGTAGAACCTTTTTATAATTCATCTCAATTTGTTGAGAAAAATGGAGAACTCACACTAGAAGCTATTCCGTCAGAAGGTGAACATTTTATCGAATGGAAGGGTAGCTTAACAGGTACTGAGACAAAGAAAACTATAACTGTGACAGCCGAGATGGATATAGTTGCCGTTTTTTCTGAAAGTGGTGTTATAACTAACCCTTCTGACTCTTATTTATATTTTAATGATAATGTTAGAAGACCTTCTGAGGCAGGAGCTTTGCAAATACTTGAACATAATGGAATCATGACTCTGGCCGATCAATATGGAGATCCGATTCAGTTACGTGGTATGAGTACTCATGGTTTGCAATGGTTTCCAGAAATAATAAATGATAATGCATTTGCTGCACTTGCAAATGATTGGGAGTCTAATGTAATTCGTCTTGCTATGTATGTTGGTGAAAATGGTTATGCCTATAATCCAGAAGTTAAAGATAGGGTTATTGAAGGTATTGAACTGGCTATAGCTCATGATATGTATGTAATTGTTGATTGGCATGTACATGCACCTGGAGATCCAACTGACCCTATTTATAGTGGTGCAATGGATTTCTTTGAGGATATATCTTCAAGATATCCAAATCATCCAAATATTATATATGAATTAGCTAATGAGCCAAGTAATAACACTAATGGTGGAAATGGCATTCCTAATAATGCAGAAGGTTGGCAAGTCGTTAAAGAATATTCAGAAGAACTTATTGAAATGCTTAGAGATAATGGAAATGAAAATCTTATAATTGTAGGTAATCCTAACTGGTGTCAGAGACCTGATTTAGCAGCAGATGATCCTATAGATGATAAGAATACTATATATTCATTCCATTTTTATTCTGGTACACATGCTGCTGAACCAGAAGCTTATGTAATGAATAATGTTATTTATGCTATGCAAAATGGTCTTGCCCTATTTGTGTCTGAATGGGGTACGAGTGAAGCTACTGGAGATGGTGGTCCATATTTAGAAGAAGCAGGTGAGTGGATTAAATTCCTAAATGCAAATAATATAAGTTGGGTTAATTGGTCTTTAACTAATAAAAATGAGACTTCAGGAGCATTTACTCCATTTGTAATGGGGATATCAGATGCAACTGATCTTGATCCAGGAGCAGATCAGGTGTGGGAAATGGAAGAGTTAAGTGTTTCTGGAGAATATGTTCGAACACGTATTAAAGGAGATTATTATATCCCTATAGAGCGTGAAGAAATAGATATACCAATTGATCATGATGATCTAGGTGTTTCAACTTTACCATCTGATTTTGAAAATGGAACTCGCCAGGGTTGGAGATGGAATAGTAATTCAGGAGTTATAGGTTCTTTGACTATAGAAGAAGCTAATGCTTCAAATGCTTTATCATGGGAGCTTGCTTATCCTGAAGTAAAACCAAGTGATGGTTGGGCATCTGCAGCTTGGTTAGAATTGTATTTTGATAATTTAGTGAGAGGGAATAATGATTATCTTGCTTTTGATTATTATATTGATCCTGTACGTGCTAATGAGGGTTCCATTGAAATTCATCTAGTATTTCAACCTCCTACTTCAGGATATTGGGCACAATCCTTAGATTCTTTTGTGATTGAATTGGATTCAATAGACCCTTCTAATGTAACAAGTGATGGCTTATATCATTATGAAGTTGAAATTGATATAAATAATATTAGTGTAGACGATAATGAACAACTTCGCAATATGATATTAATTTTTGCGGATGTTGAAAGTGACTTTGCTGGTCGCATGTATATGGATAATGTAAGATTTGAGTCTTTCGAAGATGATGAAGATGAAGAAGATTTTGAGATTATCCATGACTTTGAAGATGAAGAAGAAGCACTTAGCATTTGGTGGTGGCATGGTGGTGTTAGTATAAAAGAAGCTAATGGTTCAAATGCTTTATCATGGGAAGTTACTTATCCTGATGACAAACCTGACGATGGATGGGCATCTGCACCTAGGATAGAATCGGCAAGAAGACCAGGCACTATAATTCCAGGTCAGAATAATCATTTTGCTTTTGATTTTTATCTTGAGCCTGATAGGGCAAGTACAGGTTTTATAAATATTAACTTAGTATTTTACCCTAATGGTACTTGGACTCAAGTTATAGACACATTCACTATAGATTTGAGTAAATTGGATTTAGTGACAGTAACACCTGATGGATTATATCATTATGAAGTTAAGATTGATATAACTGATGTTGACAGAGAAAACTTTGTGATTAAAGAAGATACCGATCTTCTTAAAATTTTACTTATCTACCAGGATATTGAGAGTGATTTTTCAGGTAGAATGTATATGGATAATTTAAGATTTGAAAATCATGAATCTAAAGATAATGAAGATGAAATTGAAGAACCTATCGAACACGCACCATTAGGTATTTCTATATTCCCTTCTGACTTTGAAGATGGGACTCGTCAGGGATGGGATTGGGATTCTGGGTCAGGTGTGCAAGGTTCTTTGACAATTGAAGATATTGGTGAATCA is a window of Halanaerobiaceae bacterium ANBcell28 DNA encoding:
- a CDS encoding DUF421 domain-containing protein, with the translated sequence MEVVTRAIIYYFWSILLLRMMGKSLTFQQKPYDFVVMMIIGSASAALMINRDVPIFNGMVALLVLAILHTIISIASLNNTLKGIIGGQPDIIIRNGQIVKANMIKNQINLNQLLAGLRNQGYPRINDIEYAIMEANGQLSVIPKAQNRALQPQDLEVKTNYEGLAVALIMDGVLIKENIKDLGIDRNWLNQELSSRDLEIKDVFLAVLGTDSSLYIAEQSPINSFKAFFVGEGKD
- a CDS encoding DUF116 domain-containing protein; amino-acid sequence: MQKDVLGEDVSIIGVACLLNLLSGGWKAKEMGMPALCVLLDYCGCKNHWDKKGVITNLNYEQLSNIMREGKV
- a CDS encoding NAD(P)/FAD-dependent oxidoreductase, yielding MIVVDTIVIGAGPAGLFTAIQASSKNQKIIVLEKNPTAGKKLLITGAGQCNLTQEGKIKEFLDHYGDNYRFLRQALYKFSNENLLLFFKERGIDFVSTEKGKIFPSSYKAKDILNVLLNECKKKGIEIKLSESVKEVKVSEKKKNEDHRFYIKSSKEEYKSKYLVIATGGKSYPTTGSSGDGYSFAKSLGHKIIEPQPALAPLYIKDYSFTDLSGISLSNSNISLWRDKSLIKRWTGDILFTHKGISGPGILNYSRYILANDIIKIKLINSENKSNLDQKILKMINSNGKVLFKNLIKDLPLPQRLLEKLLELANISDDTKASQLSKEQRKKLINLLFELTLEVKKLGEYNQAMVTKGGVNLKELNPKTMESRIVNNLFAVGEVLDIDGDTGGYNLQAAFSTGYLAGKSIREK
- a CDS encoding SHOCT domain-containing protein yields the protein MSTSYQSLENLAKLKEDGVITEEEFNQRKKDILNAPVSPNELRTGSPAFGIAGFIMAIVSLILPIAILDLIIGIVALILSISGMVGNKPSKGLAIAGLVISIIAIMGNTYLIIYEPEVYSQLLLNQLFS
- the metG gene encoding methionine--tRNA ligase, producing MSIFIGGAWPSANGSLHLGHIASLLPGDILARYYRLKGEDVLYLSGSDCHGTPITLRAKEEGLSPSSISDRYHQEFVECFKRLGFSYDLYTRTDNEFHHQLVQKIFLELLEKGYVFKKEVEQIFCEKCEQFLPDRYLEGICPYCGDIARGDQCDSCSALIDALELKEKKCKICGHEPLRKKTEHFYFALSKFQENLSEYLETSSGWRDNALKLTERYLKEGLIDRAVTRDLDWGINVPIEGYQEKKIYVWIEAVLGYYTASKQWSKEQKKDWQKFWQEDVKAYYVHGKDNIPFHTIILPALLKGLGDLHLPDHIISSEYLNIEGKKLSTSKNWAVWASDILERYHPDSIRYYLTINAPEKRDSNFSWEEFINSYNGELLAAYGNFVNRTLVFVEKYFQSEIPGAKIDQNIKENLIELYKSSAGKIEKGNIKFALEEIFDFIRKMNKYYDEERPWITRKEDIAKCKNTIYSCVQSIVNLSIILHPFLPFSSEILANIFDIDISSWQFKEVNHCKKLTNVEILFERIDKETINQERDILLKQFKN
- a CDS encoding cellulase family glycosylhydrolase — translated: MLFKRITIILFLAMMIFIAGCSSIFDSISGSYYTVNIDVIGNGTVEPFYNSSQFVEKNGELTLEAIPSEGEHFIEWKGSLTGTETKKTITVTAEMDIVAVFSESGVITNPSDSYLYFNDNVRRPSEAGALQILEHNGIMTLADQYGDPIQLRGMSTHGLQWFPEIINDNAFAALANDWESNVIRLAMYVGENGYAYNPEVKDRVIEGIELAIAHDMYVIVDWHVHAPGDPTDPIYSGAMDFFEDISSRYPNHPNIIYELANEPSNNTNGGNGIPNNAEGWQVVKEYSEELIEMLRDNGNENLIIVGNPNWCQRPDLAADDPIDDKNTIYSFHFYSGTHAAEPEAYVMNNVIYAMQNGLALFVSEWGTSEATGDGGPYLEEAGEWIKFLNANNISWVNWSLTNKNETSGAFTPFVMGISDATDLDPGADQVWEMEELSVSGEYVRTRIKGDYYIPIEREEIDIPIDHDDLGVSTLPSDFENGTRQGWRWNSNSGVIGSLTIEEANASNALSWELAYPEVKPSDGWASAAWLELYFDNLVRGNNDYLAFDYYIDPVRANEGSIEIHLVFQPPTSGYWAQSLDSFVIELDSIDPSNVTSDGLYHYEVEIDINNISVDDNEQLRNMILIFADVESDFAGRMYMDNVRFESFEDDEDEEDFEIIHDFEDEEEALSIWWWHGGVSIKEANGSNALSWEVTYPDDKPDDGWASAPRIESARRPGTIIPGQNNHFAFDFYLEPDRASTGFININLVFYPNGTWTQVIDTFTIDLSKLDLVTVTPDGLYHYEVKIDITDVDRENFVIKEDTDLLKILLIYQDIESDFSGRMYMDNLRFENHESKDNEDEIEEPIEHAPLGISIFPSDFEDGTRQGWDWDSGSGVQGSLTIEDIGESNALSWEVEYPKEKDEDDNWTSASRFDFSMRNLLLADNDSFVFDFYLEPERANEGSIKVHLAFGPPQAGYWAQAEDYFEIDLTRLDSAPVVDGLYHYEVKISLTDFDANEDDFEIQGDIDLWSIALIFEDGESDFSGRMYMDNVRFEKHNSEEDFEIIHDFEDEEEALSIWWWHGGVSIKEANGSNALSWEVTYPDDKPDDGWASAPRIESARRPGTIIPGQNNHFAFDFYLEPDRASTGFININLVFYPNGTWTQVIDTFTIDLSKLDLVTVTPDGLYHYEVKIDINDVDRENFVIEENTDLLKILLVFQDIGSDFSGRMYMDNLRFE